The Larimichthys crocea isolate SSNF chromosome XII, L_crocea_2.0, whole genome shotgun sequence region TGAGTTTtatccctccttttttaaaatgatgttgatGTCACTGTTAACTTGTTCAATACAGTCATCTGGCCTCGTCTTTTTGTTAGATGTGGTCAGCACTGGCatgtaatatttttctttgCTATGAACTACGACTTAAGCAGAAATCTAGCCATTGGTAGCTCCAGATTGAACTATTTGAAATGAACATTCACTGTCAAACAGCTAAATGTCcagtacatttaaaacccaTTTAGtctcaaataaagaaatcatgAACTCCAGGGTGCACTgtgcccaatgtcagctgggatgcGACGGTTACagtaaatggatggatggatggatggatggataaagaaatcatttaaaattagCGAGTGGTCCGCATTTATGTGACACTGCATTCCGCTGTGGGCTCCGGCAAACTGACTACAGTTTCCATTGGATGTAACATTAATTTAACCACAGTCCATAAGTAACAGTTGAGAAAATTCATCATCCAGTATTAGCCTATCAAAAGAAGATGCAGTTAATGAAAGCCATTGGTACACATACAATTAACATCGCTGTGCATGTTGTGTACTTTGAACTAATCCGCTTATGTCTGACCATGACTTAGCTTTTTGATACCTGAACATTAACGCAGAAAAGTTCTCTCTTTATCAAGCTGCTAATCAGAGTGCAGgggaagtcttggcccagatatccGTTTGTggatatctgctggctacaTTATTGTCCACTGCCCACGGACGATAGCAGAGGAGTTTCGGGATAGTTTCCATCTGAAAATAAACTCTCACCCCTGCTCTGCCATGCCATCCATGAACTCCTGCTTTGAGAACTCGCACTGTGTTGCTGCCCTGAATTTCCAGGCTATGAGGAGAACACTTATGCTGGCTGGGTCCAGAGTCAGGTCGTCACAGAACTGCTGGATGCCATCGATGCCGATCTTGTTGTCATCGTGAGGATCTAAGTGGAAGAGTGAGAGGACGTGATGCTTTTAGTGATTTAATCCAACATACGCAACAAGCTGAAAACTGTATTTCGTGTCATAGTGGAGTTTTCCCATACCTCTGTATCTGTTGTACAGCTGCTCGAGCTTCTTCTTGTCTAAGACCCCCTTTAGATTTGGAACATACAGCTCTGGATTTTGGAAAAACTTGTCGGTGGCAACGTCTAGTTTCCAGTCATTCTGTGACAGACAGGTCAGTGCGGTCTTCTCGTTGGATTGTGTGAAAATCATGAACTGACGAACTTTATCCTTCTGTGAGGACTTCAGCTTGTTCTGCACAAAAGACACAGGAAAACATTCAGACTGAACTCAAACACATTGTTTATGTAATGCAACGACTACAGTGTATTTATCACTCTCATTTAACAATCTGCGCATCATATCAACACAGAATCCCACATTACACTCATACCCGTGAAGGACTGGCTCGTTGTGAGCTACATAAACATTAAACCAGGTTAAACAACAGCTATGAAAGAACTAGCAACGACATGCTAACCTGACAGCAGTGCAATGTGTGGACTGTCAGCTCGAACATTAACGCGTATAAAGACACCAAACAATCAATGTAATCACCAAATCCCGCCGACAACAGTGAACACCTCACACTGCCGCAGTGTGTGTGACTAAATGTTGTTTGTCAGATGGATTTAGGGCCAGCAAGTTCATGCCAGCTAACCAGGCGAGCTGGCTAGTCTCACCGTGAGCTAGTTAGCTCATGCTAACGTCGAGAGCTACGTCTGTGTTCGTGATATAAAGAGGATATGAAGTCTTTCGCGCAGCTTCCCAACTAAATTAACCACCCAGGTGTTACAGTTGACGTGTGAGaccactgtttgtgtttccatcaCGGCGCCAGGAGGATAAAAAGAGTCGTTTCTTACCATGTTTGTCTCTGCCCGGCTGCCTTTCCTCCCATCCAGCTGGCTAATGCGTGTCAAGTTTTTACAAGTCACGTAAAAACTGTTTCCGGTTGAAGAGCcgctgttaaaaataaaagcacaatgcCAGCTTATACCATATCCTAAAGTGTTGTATTATTCAATCTTTTATTCATTACATAACACGTTCGGTTCGTGTATTGTAAAGCGAACAAACGCTTTGTCGAGGTTGGGAGTTTTGATAGGAATTTGGAAACGTgcggtgttttattttgaaataacgTATCGGAAATGACCCGACCAGCCGAGAAAACAAGCCAGTTCCTCCATGTCGGACCTATCAGATGTCTCTCTGGATGTTTAGGACTGTTGTAAAACGATTTCAGAACAAATGGAGGTCGTACAGACACAGGTTCGTGCCTTGGGTTGTACTGAACCTGTCTAAAAATGAGAAAACTCTGCGACACGTGACGGAGCCCTCCAAAGACAAACTAGTCCCAGATGAGGAAGTTTCACGGAGGCTGCTGAAGCTCTTCAGAGTCCTGCTCGGGAGTCATCATGGGGAGATCCGAGCAGCTCACACTCACTTTCTCACACAGGGAACAAGTGGAGAAGACACGTGTGGAGGAGATCCAGCGTGTGGACTTGATGCCATGTTACAGTCTCTGGGGTTCTGCATTGACCGGAAGCCGAGCACTTTGCCCTTTGCAGGCACTGGAGTGTTTGTCACCAAAGGATTGGTGCCCAAAGGAGCCACAGTTGCCATGTACCCTGGCACGGTGTACCAAGCCTATGAGCCAATTCTCCTCCAGTCCATCAGAAACCCTTTTGTATTCAGGTGTATTGATGGTGTCCTGATTGATGGCAATGACAAGGGCATCTCCAAAATGGTGTTCAGGTCATGCAGTGGCAGAGACAGAATGGGCCCTTTCATGATGAGTGACACCAGCTGGCTCACAGAAAGTCCACAAAACCCACTTGCTGTCGGTCAGTACGTGAACAACTGTTCCAACAACAGGCCTGCTAATGTGTGCTACCAGGAGTATGACGTGCCGGACAAATTTCCCATCGAGCTCCGCCAGTATCTGCCCAATGTCAACTACAGCCTGGACACACAGAGGCCTCTGCGCTGTGTTGTCCTTGTAGCACTCAGAGACatcagagcaggagaggaacTCTTCTCCAACTACTACACCATCGTGCATTAGAGTCAGAGTACACTCCACTCTTCTGCTTTGGTGTCAGAGCAGaagaaaatgtacatttctgtcctccaaagataaaaaaaaatctctttgtgCACTCAGCATTGCACTggaataaagacaaaacacatcCTGTATGGTTATTGTAATATGAAAGATATGAAGCTGCACTTATCTGCCAGTGTTGAATTGTATTGTAGGAATATACAGAAAGAGTCAAGATTCATTAATTTGTTGCAAGTAAAACAGGGCACAGACGAGGTACTCAGGtcctttactgaagtaaaagtagtgGTGCAATTGACCCAATTACAAGTAGTACAAGATTCTGCATAAGTACTCAAGtatccaaaatgaaaaaaacatgcactggCATGTTATGTATTAAATGcaattaaatgttatttgtattgtatatgtattaaatacatattattaGATTGTTAGTGTTTTATTAATCTGTAAGATGCATGCTCTGACGAAGGTGAAGTTAACACTGCTGGGTATAATTCATGTGGTACTCATATGGAACTAATAACCCAAAACTACCCAAACAGTGTATGTGTAGTGTAATCCACTTTGTGGACACTGCCAATGTGTCATTGAGCAAGGTGCCAAAACCCTTAATGCTCAGGGCGCCCTATTATTCTGACATCAGTGAATGCACGTGTAtaagtcctgtgtgtgtgtgtgtgtgtgtgtgtgtgtgtgtgtgtgtgtgaatagcaAAGGTGTAGGCCTTTCATGAGTAAGTCAGAAGTGAGATCTTGCAATTAAATTACTAAATgatgcaaacagacacacacaacttgGAGAACACAGGACAAAACAGATTAATAGAATATAATTGGACGCAGTGTGCTAAATTGAGCATTTTATCTCAGACAGATCTAAAACAGGTCGAAAGAAAACTGGTGAGAACACCTTTTTCAAACGTTTTCTCCCAGTTTGTCTTCGTCCCTCTTACTGTGTGTCATTAATTGTCGCTTAATCAGCCTCACACGGAACCTCTCCCTAAAAATGCCGCACAACCTTGTCTGAAGAGTTTTGGCCTGTTGGGGACACCGTGGTAGCCCAAGCACTACTTGTTACTGCAATATCCTTCCGCTGATAAGTATAGTCTGAaacaaatttcacattttatccctatttcaaatgtatttttttgcatgtgGAAGATAGTAAATAAAACGAAGTGTGAGTTAAAAAAATCAAGCCAGCCAGCTGAGAGAATATTATCAACCAAACTAAATATTAAGTTCACTAGTGAAAGTAGTCCGGCTGCATAAAGGCACTTGGCATCGCCATCAGCGATCTTTCCAGTCGCATGCTGAAGTTGGACACGGATCATGTCTAGCGATTCTGCTGATTACAACAGGTAAACTCGCACATTTGGTGACATTTTTCAATCAATACTTCCATATTTAGTCGTACTTAAACATGTCACGCTGTTGTGTACTCTGTATGATGGAGAATTTGTGGTTATTTAAGCCAAGCCAGGCCCCAACCGCTGTGAGGGCGATGTGGTTGCTAACAGTTAGCTCCGTAGCACCGCAGTTCCAATCTGCCGTTAGAAACAATTTTTATTAAACGTGTTGTGGAGCTCTAAAGTGTCAAACAAAACACCGACACCAGGTTGTTTGAGCAACTTTTAGCTGTCGTCGCCTGTAGTTGTTTAAATGGAGAGGAACCGTCCGGACCTGGATCCACCTCGGCCTGCTCCTCGGGCAGCGGATGCCCCAGTTGGTAGCACAGGCCCAACTGTCGGACATATTGGCTAACCGTGAGGGGAGCGGAGCTCCATGTTGAGGTGAAGCTACATCTCTGCCGCGTTTCATGCTGCAGTGGAGCACAATAGCCGGTGTGTGACAGTTTGAGGTTACATAAAcgggatttttatttttttattttttctcccgTGTCGGAGGCGGCAGGTAGTTTGAGCTGTGCTCGTGGAATTTGACACGTGCGCTCGGCGCAGGCTCGGACTCTGTAACGGGACACTCTGGGCGTAACCCCGGACCACCAAAGACCTGCTCACTACACATCTGACGGAACTTTTCACGTTTTTAAAAGCTGGAAGTTAACGTGAAAAGGgcgggatttttttttttctcccccatttAGAGGGGGGCGGGGGCTCGTGACCTGACACGTGGTATGGGCGCTTGGTTGTAGCTGCATACATGTAGTCAGGCATCTGcctatttttttgtgtgctggTAAAATGTCAAAGTTGACTTGAAGTGAAATTTGACCATGTCTCTTTTTCTTACACAGCTCAAAAGATAGAGACCATGGGGGGCCAGATGGGATGGAGCCTGATGGTGTCATCGAGGTACGTGCATGACATTATTACACTTGTCTGCTCTTCACGGCTGAAAAGTAGTGTGTGCTAGTCACTAACAAACCACTGTCTTTTAACGCAGAGCAACTGGAGCGAGATTACGGATAACTTCGATGATATGAACCTGAAGGAGACCCTTCTCAGGGGAATATACGCATATGGTTTTGAAAAGCCATCAGCCATTCAACAAAGGGCGATCATTCCTTGCATCAAAGGTACATAAGCTGTATTTTTAATAAGTGATGTTGATAAGTGGATTGTTGAGTGAAGTGATGCTTTACCATCTTTCGGGACTTACCCAACAATGGGGATAACTTTTGTTTCCACTGATCACTCGATATTGTACAACTCTTAAATCTGAACTAGCAAATTAATGTGACATGATCTTAAATCCACGTTTCTCATTCTCTGATGTTTGTCCTCTTGCCACTAGGCTATGATGTCATTGCCCAGGCCCAGTCAGGCACTGGCAAGACGGCCACGTTTGCCATTTCTATCTTGCAGCAGCTGGATATTGAACAGAAGGAGACTCAGGCTCTGGTGTTGGCTCCCACCAGAGAGCTGGCTCAGCAGGTATGCTGTTCCTGAGGTCATGATAACCTCAGTGTCTCAGACCTAAACAGCACACTGGACACTGATTCAAGTACGAAGgtaccatttttctttttcttttttaaatccacCAAAATTCTAAAGTTGTGAAACACAAAGTACCCTCTTAGGATTGGTGTAGTCTCTGTCCATGGCTGCATTGGTCTAAAAGGTGATCTGGCTTCATTGATTTGTGCTTTAAATGTGGATAACTGAGTGATATGATGGCATACCATCTTTCGGGACTGACTCTTGAAATGGAGATatccttttatttcactgatcaCTCTGAACAGTTATTCTACACTCCTTGTGTTGAAATGTAATTTCCACCACATTGTCCTAaaccagtgttgtgtttttttgcctgcCTCCTCACTAGATCCAGAAGGTCATTCTGGCTCTGGGTGACTACATGGGGGCAGCTTGCCATGCCTGCATCGGAGGGACCAATCTCCGTAGCGAAATACAGAAGCTCCAGGCTGAGGCCCCTCACATAGTGGTTGGCACACCAGGACGTGTGTTCGACATGCTTACCAGGGGACACTTGTGTAAGTAGCACATAGCCTGTTGATGTGCTCAGCAGTAATTTTCACACATGCTTGATTTCTAACACTGCATTTCTGCACAGCCCCAAGATGGATCAAGATGTTTGTCTTGGATGAAGCTGATGAGATGTTGAGTCGAGGCTTCAAAGATCAGATCTATGAGATCTTCCAGAAACTGAGCACAAACATTCAAGTAAGCTAACTTTTGGATGCAGGTTTGCAGATGAACTATGCTGCCCTTCCGCATTAACAGAAGTCTGCTATAATTGTGTGATCCAGATTTGATCTGTTTATACAATAATGCTAGCAGAGTATTGCGTGGAAGGAGATTATTGCTCACTGTGCTGAAAATGAGATGTTGTCGAACCTCTTTCTTAATGTTCATTGGCCTCTGTCTCAAGGTGCAGTGCAACACTTGTgcagtttcatgttttgttgccGTTTTAGTCTTTTGGATCTTCGTTTTAATGTTCTAAATCTTCTCCAGGTGGTTCTGCTCTCTGCCACCATGCCAGCGGAGGTGTTGGAGGTGACCAAGAAGTTCATGAGAGATCCCATTCGCATCTTGGTGAAGAAAGAAGAGCTTACCCTCGAGGGTATCAAGCAATTCTACATAAATGTGGAGCGAGAGGTGGGTTTACTCAACTTTAACACGACCAGTACTCCAGTCAGTAACATCGCATAGCAAATCGCATAGCAAATGGTTTCTCTTGTGAAATGTCCCTTCTCTTTAAAGCACCCTGCTAAAACTGCAGGAGCCAGACCTCACAGGTTTAGCTCATGTGGCCGTGTAAGCATGGGTACACCAGGGAAGGAGAATAAAGGCACAGTATCGGAAATGAGGCTCAGGGGGGACCTCTTTCTTAATGTCCAGTGTCCTTTGTCTCAAGATCCTGTGTTACACATTAGCTGTTTTATGGAGTTCAATAGATGTTTGATAAGTGGCCTAGTTAAAGACATGGAGTATGATGTCAGGTACACTTTGTTCAGTTCACAATGCATAACTTGTTTTTCACGTTTTTCAGGAGTGGAAGCTGGACACCCTGTGTGATCTGTACGAAACACTGACAATCACCCAGGCTGTCATCTTCCTCAACACCAGGAGAAAAGTCGACTGGTTGACTGAGAAGATGCATGCTAGAGACTTCACAGTCTCTGCTCTGGTAAGATCCGTTCTCTGCCTGCTGTTCTACAGCTGTCTACTCAGTCCACTCCTTTTGCTTGTAAACGTTTATCTGCAGTAATGCTGCACAGTCTAACCAGTGTGATTCTCTGTTCACAGCATGGTGATATGGACCAGAAGGAGCGTGATGTGATCATGAGGGAGTTTAGGTCTGGCTCAAGCCGAGTGTTGATCACTACTGATCTTCTGGTTAGTATGAGTTGGGAGTGTTGATATATTAGAAATGTATGTAAAGTTGGAACCCCAAATGTTTTTAATCCTGCAACAGTCCAAAAATGGCCAAGCAGTCCAAACTTTTGGGAGATCAGGGCTCGTTCTCCACAATGGGTTCTTCTAATGTAGGAATCTGTTACTTAATAATGGGCGacattaacatgtaaacaatGATTTTTAAACAGACTGTCTCCAATGTTAaaatttctaattttaaatgCCTTTTTCTTGTCAGGCTCGTGGGATTGACGTCCAGCAGGTTTCCCTGGTCATTAACTATGACCTTCCCACAAACCGAGAGAACTACATTCATAGGTAAGTGATGTCACGTACTGTACTAATATGTGCATCTCCGTCTCTGTGCGAGTCTAACATGGCTCGTCGCTCTTCCTCCAGAATTGGTCGTGGTGGCCGTTTTGGCAGAAAAGGAGTTGCTATCAACTTTGTCACTGAGGAGGACAAGAGGATTCTTCGGGACATTGAGACGTTTTACAATACAACTGTGGAGGAGATGCCTATGAATGTGGCTGACCTGATTTGAGCCctgagatttttctttcttttcaaaaaaaaacGCAGTGATAGCGATCGTCCACTTGCATTGTGCTTATATTATTCGAGGGGGAAAAACTTCTCAATGCTAAACCTTGGATCAGAATTTTGGTATGTGTTAAAGTGAGGTGACTTCTACGGTGGTCCCTCTCGGACAGTTGTAGATTCTAACCTCGACAGTTGGCTGGTTGGAGCTACAAAGCCATGGGGTCTGTAAACATAAAGGTCCTTATCAGGTATTTCTTTCCATGTTCAATTAAGATGTGTGTATTCGATGTTCTCCACCATTTGGTAACTTACTTGTGGACTAAAAGGTATAAGTGCTGTATAAAGTCTGCAAATTATGTTATGCTAACATATGTACGATGTATTGTGGGCCTGCTTAATAGAGGCACTTGTCATGTTATACTGTAGATTTACTTGCTTTTGTTAtcttttgtgaatgttttaatttaattgtatctttttttttttttcttgctctcaGAATTCCTCACTGGTTGGCTATATTTTGCTGACATGTTTTACCCTCACCAGAGTATATTGCTATTTTACCCCCTTGACTACTTTTCAGATTTCCTCCTGCCCAGAATTGTATGAATGtcttaataataaacaaattgCTGTAAGTAAACTCGCTTTATTGTCTCATGGAGTACTAGTATTTAAATAAGTAGAGTTAGCAGtggtttgtatttaaatatggaTGATGCTTATAAGGTGTCTACAGAAGCGCTTGTAGCAGCAGGATCAGTGAGCACAGCTGAAGGTTTGTTCAATGGCACCATCTAGTGGTAAATAAGCAGATCTATAAGGGGGAAATATTGTGACCCTCAGAGTCAGTGAAGAGGGGACATTACATAAAGGCCTTGATCCACTCTGTTCAGGTGTCAACATGTAAAATCGACTATGTGCTTCAGTTTCCACAGTTGGATATTTGGTTTTTAAAAGACCTGCACTTTATGAAGCCATATGTAAATCTTCAACAATATATTTCTAATTTCTTTGACAGTGGgtagcaaacatttttttttttcaagatgtCTGAATAGGCTAAGAGTGTTGTCATTTTTAGGTATTACTTTAGTCAAATTACACATTTTATCcatcagtgtgtctgtcttgtgATGGATGCAAAATCCAAAATGATAAACTTATGatcaattttatttgaattttgaacattttgataTGTTTCTATACAAACAACACTGATAGAGTATTGGCAGAAAACCCATTGCCCTCTCATACAGTGTCATTTGCAttcagagcaaataaaaaataaaaactgtataaatatCTCTCCTAACACTGTTGTGATATGACATGATATTTATAGGACACATGAAATTGGGATGTCTTGACTAACGTTTCAAAGAACATGTGTTAAGATGCCTGCAAATTGTACAACCAGTAAGTGTCTGTTGAAGATGAACACATACAAGCAGTATATTTGTAATGCTCACTTCCTGAGTACATTGGGTGGTGGTTACCTAGAAATGTATAATGTGGTGAAATGAAAAGGTTTTAATGCTAATTTTTAGTGCATAATTACTAATCAAAAGCAAACACTGTCATTAAATCTTACGCACtagatgtgaaaatataacTAATATAACCTATAATTTAAAGATTTAcagtttacaaatgtttttttgttttttttttcataaaggAACTAATCTccaaacaatgaataaaagtgTTTGTGGAAACTATTCAGTAGAGCATTTGCAAATTCAGACCTATACAAATACTCAGTGTCACTGTCTTGTCCCAGTTATAGGTTAAAATTTCCATCTGTGTT contains the following coding sequences:
- the eif4a2 gene encoding eukaryotic initiation factor 4A-II, yielding MSSDSADYNSSKDRDHGGPDGMEPDGVIESNWSEITDNFDDMNLKETLLRGIYAYGFEKPSAIQQRAIIPCIKGYDVIAQAQSGTGKTATFAISILQQLDIEQKETQALVLAPTRELAQQIQKVILALGDYMGAACHACIGGTNLRSEIQKLQAEAPHIVVGTPGRVFDMLTRGHLSPRWIKMFVLDEADEMLSRGFKDQIYEIFQKLSTNIQVVLLSATMPAEVLEVTKKFMRDPIRILVKKEELTLEGIKQFYINVEREEWKLDTLCDLYETLTITQAVIFLNTRRKVDWLTEKMHARDFTVSALHGDMDQKERDVIMREFRSGSSRVLITTDLLARGIDVQQVSLVINYDLPTNRENYIHRIGRGGRFGRKGVAINFVTEEDKRILRDIETFYNTTVEEMPMNVADLI
- the LOC113747178 gene encoding DCN1-like protein 1 isoform X3; translated protein: MNKLKSSQKDKVRQFMIFTQSNEKTALTCLSQNDWKLDVATDKFFQNPELYVPNLKGVLDKKKLEQLYNRYRDPHDDNKIGIDGIQQFCDDLTLDPASISVLLIAWKFRAATQCEFSKQEFMDGMAEQGCDSIEKLKAQLPKMEQELKDHGKFKDFYQFTFNFAKNPGQKGLDLEMAIAYWNLVLAGRFKFLDLWNKFFVVSVIITLKITPF
- the LOC113747177 gene encoding SET domain-containing protein 9-like, producing the protein MSLWMFRTVVKRFQNKWRSYRHRFVPWVVLNLSKNEKTLRHVTEPSKDKLVPDEEVSRRLLKLFRVLLGSHHGEIRAAHTHFLTQGTSGEDTCGGDPACGLDAMLQSLGFCIDRKPSTLPFAGTGVFVTKGLVPKGATVAMYPGTVYQAYEPILLQSIRNPFVFRCIDGVLIDGNDKGISKMVFRSCSGRDRMGPFMMSDTSWLTESPQNPLAVGQYVNNCSNNRPANVCYQEYDVPDKFPIELRQYLPNVNYSLDTQRPLRCVVLVALRDIRAGEELFSNYYTIVH
- the LOC113747178 gene encoding DCN1-like protein 1 isoform X1, with translation MFELTVHTLHCCQNKLKSSQKDKVRQFMIFTQSNEKTALTCLSQNDWKLDVATDKFFQNPELYVPNLKGVLDKKKLEQLYNRYRDPHDDNKIGIDGIQQFCDDLTLDPASISVLLIAWKFRAATQCEFSKQEFMDGMAEQGCDSIEKLKAQLPKMEQELKDHGKFKDFYQFTFNFAKNPGQKGLDLEMAIAYWNLVLAGRFKFLDLWNKFFVVSVIITLKITPF
- the LOC113747178 gene encoding DCN1-like protein 1 isoform X2, whose product is MIFTQSNEKTALTCLSQNDWKLDVATDKFFQNPELYVPNLKGVLDKKKLEQLYNRYRDPHDDNKIGIDGIQQFCDDLTLDPASISVLLIAWKFRAATQCEFSKQEFMDGMAEQGCDSIEKLKAQLPKMEQELKDHGKFKDFYQFTFNFAKNPGQKGLDLEMAIAYWNLVLAGRFKFLDLWNKFFVVSVIITLKITPF